The uncultured Desulfuromonas sp. genome has a segment encoding these proteins:
- a CDS encoding PBP1A family penicillin-binding protein yields the protein MPLLRKILKIFFLLGVSLGVVAFFGLAGAYFYVNSSLPEFDTLEDYQPPAITRAYSEDGQTIAEFYRERRIVVPVTRMPKQLIQAFVAAEDANFFEHQGIDLVSIFRAALKNIKAGGIVQGGSTITQQVAKSLLLTPERKFSRKFKEAILAWRMEQRFSKREILYLYLNQIYLGHGAYGVQAAAENYFDKNVEDLNLAECTILAGLPQAPSRYSPYRHYNRAKDRQLYVLERMIANGYITSDQAHQAYTAPLVVHPRGDNSAAGTGYFSEQVRRYIEKNYGRDLLYSGGLQVYTTMNLSMQQVAQKAVRDNLQRHDHRQGYRGPLRVLSQQDALAFVDQQTSALKDTPLQPGQVIEALLVDSSDEQLVVRIGPYEAVLPRKQLDWAEPLDVVPYEVFTALDTDQQDTPAKTLLPIGSVIQVTIHAVKQNHPTKIDLFQYPLAQGALLALDPQDGSVKAMVGGYDFAKSQFNRVLQSSRLPGSAIKPLIYAAAFDKGYTPASVILDTPLIYKETDDQGEEKEWKPKNYGNKFYGPTSLRTALTHSYNIITIKLLNNIGINYTARYLHKLGITSPINRDLTMSLGSSALTPLELASAYSVFASGGIKTAPTYITKITDRNGRILESIDPADFPNGLEADQKLIRLERQRVISQETACLITNMLESVVQSGTGWRAKALNRPVAGKTGTTNNLKDAWFVGYVPQLVTISWVGYDQEKPLGKNETGSKAAAPAWVDFMKQTLADMPAENFAIPDTMEFHPVDPKTGLLEPEDSPTSIVEMFAPGTAPTRYALDEKKPQARDFFRLD from the coding sequence ATGCCTCTATTGAGAAAAATACTTAAAATCTTTTTTTTGTTGGGTGTGTCATTGGGCGTGGTGGCTTTTTTCGGCCTGGCCGGCGCCTATTTTTATGTCAATAGCTCGCTGCCTGAATTCGACACTCTCGAAGATTATCAGCCACCGGCGATCACCCGCGCGTACAGTGAAGATGGTCAGACCATTGCTGAATTCTACCGCGAACGTCGCATTGTCGTGCCGGTAACCCGCATGCCCAAACAATTGATTCAGGCGTTTGTTGCCGCGGAAGATGCGAATTTTTTTGAGCATCAGGGGATCGATCTGGTTTCCATTTTTCGCGCGGCGTTAAAAAACATCAAGGCCGGGGGAATTGTCCAGGGCGGCAGTACGATCACCCAACAGGTGGCCAAAAGTCTCTTATTGACGCCGGAACGTAAATTTTCACGTAAATTCAAGGAAGCGATTCTTGCCTGGCGTATGGAACAGCGCTTCTCCAAGCGTGAAATCCTTTATCTTTATTTGAATCAGATCTACCTTGGTCACGGCGCTTATGGCGTTCAGGCGGCCGCGGAAAATTATTTTGATAAGAATGTCGAAGATCTTAATCTGGCCGAATGTACGATTCTCGCCGGTCTGCCGCAGGCGCCGAGCCGCTATTCACCGTATCGCCACTATAACCGTGCCAAAGACCGTCAACTCTACGTTCTCGAACGGATGATCGCTAACGGCTACATCACCTCCGACCAGGCCCATCAGGCCTATACGGCTCCTTTGGTGGTCCATCCGCGCGGTGATAATTCCGCTGCCGGCACCGGTTATTTCAGTGAGCAGGTCCGGCGCTATATTGAAAAAAATTACGGCCGCGATCTGCTTTACAGTGGTGGACTTCAAGTGTACACCACCATGAATCTGTCTATGCAGCAGGTGGCCCAGAAGGCGGTACGTGATAATCTCCAGCGTCATGATCATCGGCAAGGCTATCGTGGTCCGTTGCGGGTTCTCAGTCAACAGGACGCCCTGGCTTTTGTCGATCAACAGACGTCGGCCCTTAAGGACACCCCGTTGCAACCCGGTCAGGTCATCGAAGCGTTACTGGTTGATTCCAGTGATGAGCAATTGGTAGTGCGTATCGGTCCCTATGAGGCTGTTTTACCCCGTAAGCAACTTGACTGGGCCGAGCCATTGGACGTTGTTCCTTATGAGGTCTTTACGGCGCTGGACACGGATCAACAAGACACGCCGGCCAAGACCTTGTTACCCATTGGATCGGTTATTCAGGTCACTATCCACGCGGTGAAACAGAATCATCCAACCAAAATAGATTTGTTTCAATACCCGCTGGCTCAGGGAGCCCTGCTGGCTCTTGATCCTCAAGACGGTTCCGTCAAAGCCATGGTCGGGGGCTACGATTTTGCCAAAAGTCAATTTAATCGGGTCCTGCAGTCCTCACGACTCCCTGGATCTGCGATCAAACCCCTGATCTATGCTGCTGCTTTTGATAAGGGCTATACCCCGGCATCGGTTATCCTTGATACGCCGTTGATTTACAAAGAGACGGATGATCAGGGTGAAGAAAAGGAATGGAAACCAAAAAATTACGGCAACAAATTTTACGGTCCAACCTCATTGCGCACGGCTTTGACCCATTCCTACAATATTATTACGATTAAATTGCTCAATAATATCGGCATTAATTACACTGCGCGCTATCTTCACAAGTTGGGCATTACCTCGCCGATCAATCGTGATCTGACGATGTCGCTGGGCTCCAGCGCTTTGACTCCTCTGGAGTTGGCCAGTGCCTATTCGGTGTTTGCCAGCGGAGGGATTAAAACGGCGCCTACCTATATCACCAAGATCACGGATCGCAACGGGCGGATTTTGGAATCAATCGATCCGGCAGACTTTCCCAACGGCCTTGAAGCGGATCAAAAACTGATTCGCCTGGAGCGGCAGCGGGTGATTTCCCAAGAAACGGCCTGCCTGATTACCAATATGCTCGAAAGTGTCGTTCAAAGTGGTACGGGATGGCGGGCGAAGGCTCTTAATCGTCCGGTGGCCGGTAAAACCGGTACGACGAATAATCTTAAAGACGCCTGGTTTGTCGGTTATGTCCCGCAATTGGTGACAATCTCATGGGTGGGTTATGATCAGGAAAAACCGCTCGGTAAGAACGAAACCGGTTCGAAGGCTGCGGCTCCGGCCTGGGTGGATTTCATGAAGCAGACCTTAGCTGATATGCCTGCGGAAAACTTTGCCATTCCCGACACCATGGAATTTCATCCGGTCGATCCGAAAACAGGTTTACTGGAGCCGGAAGACAGTCCGACATCTATTGTTGAAATGTTTGCCCCGGGAACAGCACCAACTCGTTATGCTCTGGATGAAAAGAAACCTCAGGCACGTGATTTCTTTCGTCTGGATTAA
- the nth gene encoding endonuclease III, with protein MTKQEKKNWFKTVITTLDDYYPQAQCSLNFSNPLELLIATLLSAQTTDVRVNLVTKKLFDRYRNVTDYAQADLDEVEEIIRSIGCYRVKAKHIVAGAQQLCRHFSGQVPQRLEDLIQLPGVGRKTANVVLSNAFNKPGFPVDTHVKRVSRRLGWTRQSDPVKIETELCRYVEPQFWGHTSHLLIYHGREICKARSPQCERCPVESECKKVFKA; from the coding sequence GTGACGAAACAAGAGAAGAAAAACTGGTTTAAAACCGTGATCACGACTCTGGATGACTATTATCCACAAGCCCAGTGTTCACTGAATTTTTCAAATCCACTCGAATTGCTGATCGCGACGCTTCTTTCCGCCCAGACAACGGATGTGCGGGTTAATCTGGTGACAAAGAAGCTGTTTGACCGCTACCGTAACGTGACAGATTATGCGCAAGCCGACCTCGATGAGGTCGAAGAGATTATTCGCAGTATTGGGTGTTATCGGGTAAAGGCGAAACATATTGTCGCCGGTGCCCAGCAACTGTGCCGGCATTTTTCCGGTCAGGTTCCGCAGCGCCTGGAAGATCTTATTCAGTTACCGGGGGTCGGTCGCAAGACGGCCAATGTTGTGTTGAGTAATGCCTTTAATAAACCCGGCTTTCCCGTCGATACCCATGTCAAACGCGTATCCCGGCGGTTGGGATGGACCCGGCAGAGCGATCCGGTCAAGATTGAAACGGAACTGTGCCGCTACGTGGAACCGCAATTTTGGGGGCATACCTCCCATCTGTTGATCTATCACGGCCGTGAGATTTGTAAGGCGCGCTCGCCGCAGTGTGAACGATGTCCCGTCGAGTCGGAATGTAAAAAGGTCTTCAAGGCTTGA
- a CDS encoding endonuclease/exonuclease/phosphatase family protein, whose product MTTVRIISYNLQGCRNSGAVFQLIDHYHADYVALQNIQDLPNGQTVEALAAFCGMEIASQGETRDLALLCRQPVKMTQTYDLGYGAGCMRTEMIAGDKRCLLYNVCLHGGFYKRWGQISRLHGPDLLNHYQLSFPTIVLGDFLDVIWMVGSLRFHKQMTPLSPPFYQGTYPSFFPVFARDKAYGKNGVVVENSFVDRSEKARSGSRHLPLIMDVSIVDNRIALKSKKMSKASPAGVFSG is encoded by the coding sequence ATGACCACTGTCCGCATCATCTCCTATAACCTGCAGGGCTGCAGAAATAGTGGAGCCGTTTTCCAATTGATCGATCATTATCATGCGGATTATGTCGCTCTGCAGAATATTCAGGATCTTCCAAACGGTCAGACCGTTGAAGCCTTGGCGGCATTTTGCGGTATGGAGATTGCCAGCCAGGGTGAAACCCGCGACTTGGCTTTGTTATGTCGTCAGCCGGTCAAAATGACCCAGACCTACGATCTTGGTTATGGTGCGGGATGTATGCGCACTGAGATGATTGCCGGTGATAAGCGCTGTCTGCTCTATAATGTCTGTTTACATGGTGGTTTTTATAAACGCTGGGGACAAATCAGTCGCCTGCATGGACCCGATCTCCTGAATCATTATCAACTGAGTTTTCCAACCATCGTTCTCGGCGATTTTCTCGATGTCATCTGGATGGTGGGATCTCTTCGCTTTCATAAACAGATGACCCCCCTGTCTCCCCCTTTTTACCAGGGCACCTACCCGTCCTTTTTCCCTGTTTTTGCCCGTGATAAAGCCTATGGAAAAAATGGCGTGGTCGTAGAAAACAGCTTTGTCGACCGGAGCGAAAAAGCGCGTAGCGGCAGTCGCCATCTGCCATTGATCATGGATGTGTCGATCGTGGATAACCGGATTGCTCTGAAAAGTAAAAAAATGTCCAAAGCCTCACCGGCTGGGGTGTTTAGCGGATAA
- a CDS encoding peptidylprolyl isomerase, with the protein MTTNYGTITIELDDRHAPLSTANFLRYVDGGFYNGTIFHRVIPGFMIQGGGFTQKIDRKITRQPITNEATNGLKNLRGTIAMARTGQVDSATSQFFINLVDNAFLDHKTKTARGYGYAVFGKVVEGMDVVDKIAMVKTGRKKGMADVPSQSVIIETVERVPAP; encoded by the coding sequence ATGACAACCAATTATGGAACGATTACGATTGAATTGGATGACAGACACGCACCACTGTCGACAGCAAATTTTCTTCGCTATGTTGATGGCGGATTCTATAATGGGACGATTTTTCATCGGGTTATTCCCGGGTTTATGATTCAAGGTGGCGGTTTTACACAAAAAATAGATCGCAAAATCACCCGTCAACCCATTACGAATGAAGCGACCAATGGCTTGAAAAATCTGCGCGGCACCATTGCTATGGCCCGTACCGGTCAGGTGGACAGCGCGACAAGCCAGTTTTTTATCAATCTGGTCGACAATGCATTTCTCGATCATAAAACCAAAACAGCCCGCGGCTACGGTTATGCTGTTTTTGGAAAAGTGGTCGAAGGCATGGATGTTGTCGATAAAATTGCTATGGTGAAGACAGGCCGTAAAAAAGGGATGGCTGATGTCCCATCTCAAAGTGTCATTATCGAAACAGTTGAGCGGGTACCGGCACCATAA